Proteins co-encoded in one Haladaptatus sp. ZSTT2 genomic window:
- a CDS encoding DoxX family protein: MSETNTMDAELFGRSVSFDYSDHWVGYSLVILRVVMGWVLFQGGITKILDPTWSARGFLLNAIPEGNPLGGLWMTLGTDYIGLIDPLNAWGLTLAGLALMLGAFVRWSAFWGAIMMLFYWAAALQGGILAGLPIAHGWVVDDHIVYAALLFGLGAFGAGRILGVDAYLEKTTFVQNNGWVKSLLG; this comes from the coding sequence ATGTCTGAAACTAATACAATGGATGCTGAGCTGTTCGGACGCAGTGTCAGTTTTGACTACTCAGACCACTGGGTTGGCTACTCCCTCGTCATCCTCCGTGTTGTCATGGGATGGGTACTGTTCCAGGGTGGGATTACGAAGATTCTCGACCCGACCTGGTCTGCTCGCGGCTTCCTCCTCAACGCGATTCCCGAAGGCAACCCGCTTGGGGGGTTGTGGATGACGCTCGGCACCGACTATATCGGACTCATCGATCCACTCAACGCGTGGGGGTTGACGCTCGCCGGCCTCGCGCTCATGCTTGGGGCTTTCGTCCGCTGGAGCGCGTTCTGGGGTGCGATAATGATGTTGTTCTACTGGGCCGCGGCCTTACAGGGTGGCATCCTCGCTGGGCTGCCAATCGCACACGGATGGGTCGTTGACGACCACATCGTGTACGCAGCCTTGCTGTTCGGTCTCGGTGCGTTCGGTGCGGGCCGCATTCTCGGCGTGGATGCCTATCTCGAAAAGACGACCTTCGTCCAGAATAACGGGTGGGTCAAAAGCCTGCTCGGGTAA
- a CDS encoding aminopeptidase, which translates to MDERVREHARTLVNWSARIERGDTVVVNVGEDAHDLGVAVAEELGNVGATMFVTYGSGEMLRGYLKNHDGDFEEVRGPELAAYENADSVLFLGGGFNTTELADVDSDVRQAYNRATNTAREARMDTDWVSTVHPTRSLAQQAGMSYAEYQDFVYNAVLRDWESLADEMAQMKDILDAGSEVRLVKADTDLTMFIEGRIAVNSGASVAYDSHNLPSGEVFTAPYDTEGTVYFDVPMTLNGKRVRDVHLTFEDGEVVEFSAGQNEEVLEEILNTDEGARRLGELGVGMNRGIDRFTDSILFDEKMGDTVHLAVGRAYDSNIPEGEEGNKSAVHVDMITDMSEDSRIEVDGEVVQRNGVFRWEDGFEK; encoded by the coding sequence TGGACGAGCGAGTGCGCGAACACGCCCGAACCCTCGTAAACTGGAGTGCACGAATCGAACGCGGCGACACCGTCGTTGTCAACGTCGGCGAAGACGCCCATGACCTCGGCGTCGCCGTCGCAGAGGAGTTGGGGAACGTCGGCGCGACCATGTTCGTCACCTACGGTTCTGGCGAGATGCTCCGTGGCTACCTCAAAAACCATGACGGCGACTTCGAGGAGGTGCGTGGACCGGAACTCGCCGCCTACGAGAACGCAGACAGTGTCCTCTTTCTCGGCGGCGGATTCAACACCACCGAACTCGCGGACGTAGACAGCGACGTGCGACAGGCGTACAACCGCGCGACAAACACCGCCCGCGAAGCCCGGATGGACACCGACTGGGTCTCGACCGTGCACCCGACCCGGTCGCTCGCCCAGCAAGCCGGGATGTCCTACGCAGAGTACCAAGATTTCGTCTACAACGCGGTGCTCCGCGACTGGGAATCGCTCGCAGACGAGATGGCGCAGATGAAAGACATCCTCGATGCGGGAAGCGAAGTCCGACTCGTCAAAGCGGACACCGACCTCACCATGTTTATCGAAGGCCGCATCGCAGTGAACTCCGGGGCTTCCGTGGCCTACGACTCACACAATCTGCCCTCCGGCGAGGTGTTCACCGCACCGTACGACACCGAAGGAACCGTCTACTTCGACGTGCCGATGACACTCAACGGCAAGCGCGTCCGCGACGTGCACCTCACCTTCGAGGACGGCGAAGTGGTGGAGTTCAGCGCCGGACAGAACGAAGAAGTCTTAGAAGAAATTCTGAATACGGACGAGGGTGCACGCCGCCTCGGAGAGCTAGGTGTCGGCATGAACCGCGGCATCGACCGCTTCACCGACTCGATTCTGTTCGACGAGAAGATGGGCGACACCGTCCACCTCGCCGTCGGCCGGGCTTATGACTCGAATATCCCAGAGGGCGAAGAAGGCAACAAAAGCGCCGTCCACGTGGACATGATTACGGACATGAGCGAGGACTCGCGCATTGAAGTCGATGGGGAAGTCGTCCAGCGAAACGGCGTGTTCAGGTGGGAAGACGGGTTCGAAAAGTAA
- a CDS encoding matrixin family metalloprotease, whose product MNGRVLLLSFLIVLAGCAAPIDPGFADTATPTTQSTGQTTAAPATQTQTPTPQATPTAVVAQDNPWQEQTLTVALSIPEGDSRDYEPLVEAALAYWEVNSERYAGYPLSFDFEPNAENPDIIIEFVPHVETCGDKREVAGCAPYITDARQVRRPETIQVLSGLSDKSTTHVLKHEFGHAMGLDHSDEPRSIMDGQASLTTLPQTNATERPLPWDHAELSVYVDYGVVPEGERAEARAQVQHALDYYAGGADNYVPENVSFATVDSASEADIVIRFTDRSPCGVDPGSCGAVRGQDPDGDGALETYTHLEITLTHIDRDATGWHVGWWLGYGFGFEEESEYPDPFREASYSDRRGEWWN is encoded by the coding sequence ATGAACGGGCGCGTCCTCCTGCTTTCGTTCCTCATCGTCCTCGCGGGCTGTGCGGCCCCCATAGACCCGGGTTTTGCTGACACCGCCACTCCGACCACGCAGTCTACCGGCCAGACCACCGCCGCACCGGCCACCCAAACCCAGACACCGACGCCGCAAGCCACGCCGACGGCCGTTGTCGCACAGGACAATCCGTGGCAAGAACAGACGTTGACCGTTGCCCTTTCGATTCCCGAAGGCGACTCGCGCGACTACGAACCGCTCGTCGAAGCGGCGCTTGCCTACTGGGAGGTAAACAGCGAGCGCTACGCGGGCTATCCACTCTCGTTCGACTTCGAACCGAACGCCGAAAACCCGGACATCATCATCGAGTTCGTCCCGCACGTAGAAACCTGCGGCGACAAACGCGAGGTCGCGGGCTGTGCACCGTACATCACCGACGCCCGGCAGGTGCGCCGCCCCGAAACGATTCAGGTGCTCTCTGGGCTCTCTGACAAATCCACAACCCACGTCCTCAAACACGAGTTCGGCCACGCGATGGGCCTCGACCACTCAGACGAACCCCGGTCGATTATGGACGGGCAGGCGAGTCTGACGACGCTGCCACAGACGAACGCCACCGAACGCCCGCTCCCGTGGGACCACGCAGAACTCTCGGTGTACGTTGACTACGGCGTGGTTCCGGAGGGCGAACGCGCCGAAGCCCGCGCTCAGGTTCAACACGCCCTCGATTACTACGCAGGCGGCGCGGACAACTACGTCCCCGAGAACGTCTCCTTTGCCACGGTGGATTCGGCGTCCGAAGCCGACATCGTGATTCGCTTTACTGACCGTTCGCCGTGTGGTGTTGACCCCGGTTCGTGTGGCGCAGTCCGTGGCCAAGACCCGGACGGTGACGGCGCGCTCGAAACCTACACGCACCTCGAAATCACGCTCACGCACATCGACCGCGACGCCACCGGCTGGCACGTCGGCTGGTGGCTCGGCTACGGCTTCGGGTTCGAAGAAGAATCTGAGTACCCAGACCCCTTCCGCGAGGCGTCGTATTCAGACCGTCGTGGCGAGTGGTGGAACTGA